The genome window GTCCAAAGCGGCGTCGAGAAACTGAAGCAAGGCGAACAAACGAGTCAACCCGAGTTCGACTCGTGGAGCGTCGTCTACGACAAACGCTCTGCGTCATTCAACGACGACTACGCCACGCTCTCTACCCCCGACGGCAGAGTCACTGCTGAATACGTCCTCCCACCCGAGGACGAACGCGAAGACACGCCGTTCGGCAGGTACTACGAGAGTGAGGCGTGGGATGCGTCGATCGCCACGCTTCAGTACGACGAACAGGAGGATGCGTTCTACCTGCATGTCACGCTGAAGAACCCGAACTACGAGGGTGACGGAACGGAACGCCAAGAAAGCGAGTCACGTAGTGAGGGTGCCGAGAACGGAGTGGTTCTCGGTGTTGACCTGAACGTGACTGGCGCGTTCGCTGTCACCTCCACAGGCGAGTTCATCGGCAGTGCGGACTCCCTCACCCACAAGCGCAACCAGTACGAACAACGCCGCGCCAAACTGCAACAGACGGGTACACGGTCGGCTCACCTCACGATGCAGTCCATCGGCAGTCGGCTCTCGGATTGGTCATTGGACTGGCTCCACAACCGCGCCAACGACCTCATCACGGAAGCCCAAGACGCGGACGTGGACGGCATCATTTTCGAGACCCTTGACCACATCCGCGAGAACATTGCGAACGGGTCGAAGTTCCAGCAGTGGGCCTACGCGAAGTTCGTGGAACTCGTCGAGTACAAGGTCGAGTCTACGGAGTTGTTCGTGGATACCGTGAATCCGGCGTACACGAGTCAGCGTTGCTCGCACTGTGGGTTTACCCACGAGGACAATCGTGACGACAAGGCGTTTGAGTGCCAATCATGTGGGTACGAAGTGAACGCGGATTACAATGCCGCGAAGAACATCGCAAATCGGTACTGCGGGTATATCCATCGCGAGCAGAAGTCTCGCGGTGGATGGGCCACCAGTCAACTGGCCCTCAAGTCAGGGACGTTGAGCGTGAACGGCGACTACACGCCTACCGAACTACTCGGTTAGAACGGGAGTCCACTGACAAGCCTCGGGGCTTGACCCCGAGGTGGTTGACGGAGAATATACGTGTAGAGGCGAGCGAGCCGTGGCTCTTCGAGTAGCTGTGCCACTGACATAAGGCCATTAACGGCGCATTCGAGGTCCCCCGTCGCTTTCGACATACAATACATAATTCGTATACTGTATAATAACGATTAGGTTGCAACCGAAGTCGGAGGCGTCCAAGTATCACATTTCGCTTGGTTCGAATGCAGCAGCCAGCTGATCGCGCATATACTTCCGGCAGAGCGTGCGGGCCCGGGAATCTGAGAGATAATTCTGCAGGACGACGTCGGCACTCGCGCTTCCTTGTTCGGCCGCAATTTCGTCGGTATCATCGATCCCCGCCGACAGTCGCTCGTCTGCGGCTGATTCCTCAATCATTCCAGCATCAATCACGGTCAACGAGACCCCCAATTGACTCAACAATGGTCACGCTATCGGGTGTTTTTCGAGGTTTTGTTGGAGCTTCGCCAAACACTTATTGTGTTGGGTACTGTCCCAACACGTAGGGAATGCCGCAAGAGCCGCTCTTCCAGTACACGCACGTCGAGGCCGGCCTGGTCGAGAACGTCGTGCTTCGGCCGACTGATGACACCGAGACATACCCCTCAGGCTGGAAGTACACGCTCCACTTGGGCACACTCGATGACCTCACGCTCGTCCGGTATGACAACTCGCACGAGGACACGAAGGGCCACGAGCACCACACCGCGGCCGGTGACAGAGACGACGTCGAATTTCCCGGGATGGAAGACCGACTCGTCGAGTTCTGGGCAAGCGCGGACGAGTA of Halolamina sp. CBA1230 contains these proteins:
- a CDS encoding RNA-guided endonuclease TnpB family protein, whose product is MDDALRRTVPVKLDVPEERRGDLHQTKAQFLHCANRTSEWAWRYDDYCVTNKSKAENALYDELREETDLTANLVQKGIRRAIEAVQSGVEKLKQGEQTSQPEFDSWSVVYDKRSASFNDDYATLSTPDGRVTAEYVLPPEDEREDTPFGRYYESEAWDASIATLQYDEQEDAFYLHVTLKNPNYEGDGTERQESESRSEGAENGVVLGVDLNVTGAFAVTSTGEFIGSADSLTHKRNQYEQRRAKLQQTGTRSAHLTMQSIGSRLSDWSLDWLHNRANDLITEAQDADVDGIIFETLDHIRENIANGSKFQQWAYAKFVELVEYKVESTELFVDTVNPAYTSQRCSHCGFTHEDNRDDKAFECQSCGYEVNADYNAAKNIANRYCGYIHREQKSRGGWATSQLALKSGTLSVNGDYTPTELLG
- a CDS encoding DUF6516 family protein, with the translated sequence MPQEPLFQYTHVEAGLVENVVLRPTDDTETYPSGWKYTLHLGTLDDLTLVRYDNSHEDTKGHEHHTAAGDRDDVEFPGMEDRLVEFWASADEYWEAVGGNPPRPH